A region from the Musa acuminata AAA Group cultivar baxijiao chromosome BXJ1-10, Cavendish_Baxijiao_AAA, whole genome shotgun sequence genome encodes:
- the LOC135595641 gene encoding GDSL esterase/lipase At4g01130-like — translation MVRRNTPSLVSPAGSRPVSPLPFLFFTLLFFACSGPASEARCVFPAIFNFGDSNSDTGGFWAAFPAQTGPFGMTYFKRPSGRASDGRLIIDFLAQALGLPFLSPYLQSIGSDFRHGANFATLASTVRLPNTSLFVTGISPFSLGIQLNQMKDLRTRVLALKGTEHLPPGNVFGQSLYTFDIGQNDFTSELGSLGIGAVKQYLPQVASQIAWTIKEIHDIGGRTFMVFNLAPVGCYPAFLTELPHNTSDLDSYGCMISYNNAVVDYNNLLNDTLQHMRDMLPDATIIYVDTHSVKLELFRHPKNHGLVYGTKACCGHGGGAYNFDPQVYCGNSKVINGIKVTATACGDPQNYVSWDGIHATEAANKLVTGAVLGGSIFHPPFPLSKLCDLQPIG, via the exons ATGGTGCGTAGGAACACTCCCTCGCTCGTTTCTCCTGCCGGAAGCCGGCCGGTATCCCCATTGCCGTTCTTGTTCTTTACCCTGCTGTTCTTCGCCTGTTCCGGCCCCGCCAGCGAAGCCAGATGCGTGTTCCCGGCGATCTTCAACTTCGGGGACTCCAACTCCGACACCGGCGGCTTCTGGGCGGCGTTCCCGGCGCAGACCGGCCCCTTCGGCATGACCTACTTTAAAAGACCGTCCGGCCGCGCTTCCGACGGCAGGCTCATCATCGATTTCTTAG CTCAGGCACTCGGATTGCCGTTCCTCAGCCCCTACCTGCAGTCCATCGGCTCGGACTTCCGGCACGGCGCCAACTTCGCGACGTTGGCCTCGACGGTACGGCTGCCCAACACCTCCCTCTTCGTCACCGGAATCAGCCCGTTCTCCTTGGGGATTCAGCTCAACCAAATGAAAGATCTCAGAACCAGAGTTCTTGCGCTGAAGGGAACTG AACATCTTCCTCCTGGCAATGTCTTCGGTCAATCACTCTACACCTTCGACATCGGCCAGAACGACTTCACCTCCGAACTGGGATCTCTCGGCATCGGAGCAGTCAAGCAGTATCTTCCTCAGGTCGCATCTCAGATTGCCTGGACCATAAAG GAGATCCATGACATCGGAGGGCGGACGTTCATGGTGTTCAACCTCGCCCCCGTTGGATGTTACCCAGCTTTTCTGACAGAGCTTCCTCATAACACTTCGGATTTAGACTCATACGGCTGCATGATTTCCTACAACAATGCCGTCGTCGACTACAACAATCTGTTGAATGACACTCTCCAACACATGAGAGACATGCTTCCGGATGCCACCATCATATATGTAGATACTCACTCTGTCAAGCTCGAGCTCTTTCGACATCCCAAAAACCACG GACTCGTCTACGGAACCAAAGCTTGCTGCGGACATGGAGGTGGTGCTTATAACTTCGACCCACAGGTTTACTGTGGAAACAGCAAGGTGATAAATGGCATCAAGGTGACTGCAACTGCTTGTGGAGATCCACAAAACTACGTGAGCTGGGATGGGATTCATGCCACAGAAGCTGCAAACAAACTAGTAACCGGGGCTGTACTCGGAGGTTCCATCTTTCATCCTCCCTTCCCTCTTTCCAAGCTTTGTGATCTCCAGCCAATAGGTTAA
- the LOC135595642 gene encoding ABC transporter C family member 10-like produces MVALEDAWMAICGDSASADQDGGSFGFGELFYSSSCMNHMFVSFVDAILIIAFLLNFVCKVSSRSVDARPLFGLSSSLRITAAVFDSLLGLVYLGHGLWMLVGNLRTGMDGVHPAHQWLLVLSQGFCSVLVVLIVSVRRTRFGHTFIRIWSLAASFSTGFVCFSSVLAVLAEKKASFLICVDILSLPGAVLLLLCTFKGSNQADGYEAADGSLYEPLKGESNPSEENSDESVTPFAKAGFFSRMSFWWLNPLMKKGYQRPLEEKDIPQLGKVDRAETCYLLFLEQLNRQKERRQTSSPSILWAIVSCFQKEILVSGFFALLKILTLSAGPLLLNAFIKVSLGNEVFKHEGYVLAFGMFLAKCLESLSQRQWYFRTRRIGLQVRSLLSAAIYQKQLKLSNSAKLDHSSGEIMNYVTVDAYRIGEFPFWFHQTWTTSLQLCIALVILYHAVGLATISAMVVIVLTVLCNAPLAKLQHEFQTRLMEAQDIRLKAVSEALVNMKVLKLYAWETHFKKVIEGLRETECKWLSAFQLRRAYNSFLFWTSPVLVSAAAFSTCYFLRIPLNPSNVFTFVATLRLVQDPVRQIPDVIGVVIQAKVAFARILKFLDAPELQSNQLRKFSQANVEHPVAIEAGSFSWEENTMKPTLRGINLVVKAKEKVAICGEVGSGKSTLLAAILREIPKTEGMIQVSGKIAYVSQTAWIQTGSIQDNILFGSAMDQQKYQKTLEKCSLVKDIEMLPFGDLTEIGERGVNLSGGQKQRIQLARALYQDADIYLLDDPFSAVDAHTATSLFNEYVMGALAEKTVLLVTHQVDFLPVFDSILLMSDAEVRSAAPYNELLASSKAFEDLVSAHKDTVGPGRLEGVGSQRQSKTSAREINSSKKQEMVKPSGLDQLIKKEEKESGDTGLKPYKQYLGQNKGYLYASISALSHLIFVAGQISQNSWMAAKVQDPQVSMFLLIVVYLSIGFSTVLFLLSRSIFVVVLGIQSSKSLFFELMNSLFRAPMSFFDSTPIGRILSRVSSDLSLVDLDVPFSFIFSVSATLNAYSNLAVLAFVTWPVLFVSIPMVYLTIRLQRYYLVSAKELMRINGTTKSLVANHLAESISGATTIRAFEEEDRFFSKSLELIDKNASPFFHNFAASEWLIQRLETMSAAIVSSSALIMALLPPGTFSSGFVGMALSYGLSLNMSLVFSIQNQCTLANHIISVERLNQYMHVSSEAPEIVRGNRPPSDWPAIGRVELRDLKIRYRPEAPLVLRGISCTFEGGNKIGIVGRTGSGKTTLIGALFRLVEPAGGRITIDALDIATIGLHDLRSRLGIIPQDPTLFHGSVRYNLDPLGQYTDQQIWEVLDKCQLQEAVQEKHKGLDSLVVEDGSNWSMGQRQLFCLGRALLRRSRILVLDEATASIDNATDAILQKTIRTEFADCTVITVAHRIPTVMDCNMVLAISDGKLEEYDEPMKLMEREGSLFGSLVKEYWSHAANATIQFTDSH; encoded by the exons ATGGTTGCTCTTGAAG ATGCTTGGATGGCCATCTGTGGTGATTCTGCTTCTGCCGATCAAGATGGCGGTTCTTTCGGATTTGGCGAACTATTCTACTCTTCTTCATGCATGAACCACATGTTCGTCAGTTTTGTCGATGCGATCCTCATCATCGCGTTCCTGCTCAACTTTGTCTGCAAAGTCTCAAGCAGATCAGTCGACGCTCGACCGCTCTTCGGTCTGTCTTCTTCGTTACGAATAACCGCTGCTGTGTTCGACTCTTTGCTGGGGTTGGTCTATTTGGGCCATGGATTGTGGATGCTGGTCGGCAATCTAAGGACTGGCATGGATGGTGTGCACCCTGCACATCAGTGGCTACTTGTTTTGTCGCAGGGCTTTTGTTCGGTGCTCGTCGTTTTGATTGTTAGCGTCAGGCGCACACGATTTGGACACACATTCATTAGGATCTGGTCTCTCGCTGCTTCATTCTCCACTGGATTTGTATGCTTTTCGTCCGTTCTAGCGGTCCTCGCAGAGAAAAAAGCATCTTTTCTGATTTGTGTGGATATCTTATCCTTACCAGGAGCTGTTCTGCTGCTACTTTGCACCTTTAAAGGGTCTAACCAGGCAGATGGTTACGAAGCAGCTGACGGATCTCTGTATGAACCTCTCAAAGGTGAATCCAACCCCAGTGAAGAAAATTCAGATGAATCTGTGACTCCTTTCGCAAAAGCTGGATTCTTTAGTAGGATGTCATTCTGGTGGTTGAACCCTTTGATGAAGAAGGGGTATCAAAGGCCCCTGGAGGAAAAGGATATCCCTCAGCTTGGAAAGGTAGATCGAGCTGAGACTTGTTACTTGCTGTTTCTGGAGCAGCTAAATAGACAGAAGGAGAGGCGACAAACCAGTTCGCCCTCGATATTGTGGGCTATAGTTTCTTGCTTTCAGAAGGAGATCTTAGTGTCTGGGTTTTTCGCATTGCTTAAGATACTGACACTATCGGCTGGTCCACTGCTTCTCAATGCCTTCATCAAGGTGTCATTAGGGAACGAGGTCTTCAAGCACGAAGGTTATGTGCTGGCCTTTGGAATGTTCTTGGCCAAATGTTTGGAGTCATTGTCCCAAAGACAATGGTACTTTCGCACCAGAAGGATAGGACTGCAAGTGCGGTCTTTGTTATCAGCGGCTATTTATCAGAAGCAGTTGAAGCTGTCAAACTCGGCTAAATTGGATCATTCCTCCGGGGAGATAATGAACTATGTTACAGTGGATGCCTATAGGATTGGGGAGTTCCCATTTTGGTTTCATCAAACGTGGACTACAAGCCTCCAACTCTGCATTGCTTTGGTAATTCTCTACCATGCAGTAGGCCTTGCAACGATTTCGGCGATGGTTGTGATTGTCCTCACCGTGCTTTGCAATGCTCCCCTGGCAAAGCTACAACATGAGTTTCAGACGAGGCTAATGGAAGCTCAGGATATCAGGCTGAAGGCTGTATCAGAAGCCTTGGTGAACATGAAGGTGCTGAAGCTGTATGCTTGGGAAACACACTTCAAGAAGGTGATCGAAGGTCTGAGGGAAACCGAATGCAAGTGGCTGTCGGCATTTCAGCTTCGGAGAGCATACAATAGTTTCCTCTTTTGGACGTCCCCTGTACTTGTGTCAGCGGCTGCGTTTTCCACATGCTATTTTCTTCGCATTCCTCTTAATCCTAGCAATGTCTTCACCTTTGTAGCGACGTTGCGTCTCGTCCAAGACCCAGTGAGACAAATACCTGATGTGATTGGTGTTGTGATTCAAGCTAAGGTTGCCTTTGCGCGAATACTCAAGTTTCTGGATGCACCTGAGCTACAAAGCAACCAACTAAGAAAATTTTCCCAGGCCAACGTCGAGCACCCAGTCGCGATCGAGGCTGGAAGCTTTTCTTGGGAGGAGAACACGATGAAGCCAACGCTTAGGGGTATTAACTTGGTGGTTAAGGCTAAGGAGAAGGTAGCAATTTGCGGTGAAGTTGGCTCAGGAAAGTCAACTCTCTTGGCTGCTATTTTGAGAGAGATCCCAAAGACAGAGGGAATG ATTCAAGTTTCAGGAAAAATTGCATATGTTTCTCAAACAGCATGGATACAAAcaggaagcatacaagacaacattcTGTTCGGATCAGCTATGGATCAGCAAAAATACCAGAAGACACTAGAAAAGTGCTCTCTGGTAAAGGATATCGAAATGCTGCCATTTGGAGATCTCACTGAAATAGGCGAAAGAGGTGTCAATCTCAGTGGTGGTCAGAAGCAGCGCATTCAACTTGCCCGTGCACTCTATCAAGATGCTGACATATACCTCTTGGATGATCCTTTTAGTGCTGTTGATGCCCACACAGCTACCAGTCTATTTAAT GAATATGTTATGGGTGCTCTGGCAGAGAAAACAGTTCTTCTGGTCACTCACCAAGTCGATTTCCTTCCAGTTTTTGACTCAATTTTG TTGATGTCGGATGCGGAAGTTCGTAGTGCTGCTCCTTACAACGAGCTATTGGCTTCTAGCAAAGCATTTGAAGACCTTGTTAGTGCACACAAGGACACGGTCGGTCCCGGAAGACTCGAAGGTGTTGGTTCGCAGAGACAAAGCAAGACATCTGCGAGAGAGATCAACAGTAGCAAGAAACAAGAAATGGTGAAACCATCAGGACTAGATCAACTGATaaagaaggaggagaaagaaagtgGTGATACGGGTCTTAAGCCTTACAAACAGTATCTGGGCCAGAACAAGGGGTACCTGTATGCCTCGATATCAGCTCTTTCTCATTTGATCTTTGTAGCTGGCCAGATCTCGCAGAATTCATGGATGGCTGCCAAGGTTCAAGATCCTCAAGTCAGCATGTTTCTACTAATCGTGGTGTACTTGTCAATTGGGTTCAGCACCGTCCTCTTCTTGCTAAGTAGATCCATTTTTGTAGTGGTTCTCGGTATCCAGTCTTCCAAGTCATTGTTCTTCGAGCTCATGAACTCGCTGTTCCGTGCTCCAATGTCATTTTTCGACTCCACACCCATTGGAAGGATTCTAAGTCGG GTTTCATCCGACTTGAGTCTGGTTGATCTCGATGTTCCATTTAGCTTCATCTTCAGCGTCAGTGCTACACTGAATGCATATAGCAATCTTGCAGTACTCGCTTTTGTGACATGGCCAGTTTTATTTGTTTCCATACCAATGGTCTACCTCACCATTCGATTGCAG AGGTACTACTTGGTTTCTGCAAAGGAGTTGATGCgcattaatggaaccacaaagtcTCTGGTGGCGAATCATCTGGCTGAGTCCATATCTGGAGCAACAACAATAAGGGCTTTTGAGGAGGAAGATCGATTCTTTTCCAAAAGTTTGGAGCTCATCGACAAAAATGCGAGTCCCTTCTTCCATAATTTTGCTGCCAGTGAGTGGTTGATTCAACGATTAGAGACTATGAGTGCTGCCATCGTTTCTTCATCGGCACTCATCATGGCTTTGCTTCCTCCAGGAACTTTTAGCTCCG GTTTTGTTGGAATGGCACTGTCTTATGGTCTTTCTTTGAACATGTCGCTGGTCTTCTCTATCCAAAACCAGTGCACTCTAGCGAACCACATCATATCAGTAGAAAGGCTGAATCAATACATGCATGTCAGCAGTGAGGCCCCAGAAATCGTTCGAGGCAATCGGCCGCCATCCGATTGGCCCGCTATTGGTAGAGTAGAACTTCGTGATTTGAAG ATCAGATACAGGCCTGAGGCACCCCTTGTACTCCGCGGAATCAGCTGTACGTTCGAAGGGGGCAACAAGATTGGGATAGTTGGAAGGACGGGAAGTGGTAAGACAACTCTGATAGGTGCATTGTTTCGTCTCGTTGAGCCTGCAGGAGGAAGAATCACCATTGACGCTCTTGATATCGCCACGATTGGACTACATGATCTGAGGTCACGTCTCGGAATCATCCCTCAGGATCCAACCCTCTTTCATGGTTCTGTCAGATACAATTTGGATCCTTTGGGACAGTATACGGATCAGCAGATCTGGGAG GTTCTCGACAAGTGCCAGCTACAGGAAGCTGTTCAAGAGAAACACAAGGGGTTGGATTCACTAG TGGTTGAAGATGGATCGAATTGGAGCATGGGGCAAAGACAATTGTTTTGCCTGGGACGTGCACTTCTAAGGAGGAGTCGCATACTAGTGCTCGATGAAGCCACAGCATCCATCGACAATGCCACCGATGCCATTCTTCAGAAGACCATAAGAACCGAGTTTGCAGATTGCACAGTCATCACGGTTGCTCATCGCATCCCAACTGTGATGGACTGCAACATGGTGCTTGCTATCAGTGATG GAAAATTGGAGGAGTATGATGAACCCATGAAACTGATGGAAAGAGAGGGATCGCTCTTCGGGTCGCTCGTCAAGGAGTACTGGTCACATGCTGCAAATGCAACCATCCAATTCACGGACTCGCACTGA
- the LOC135595643 gene encoding uncharacterized protein At5g41620-like isoform X2 produces the protein MEGDKAAAAAIDEGEGDGAGKEAPLGVKLRRAISANRRGGLCTPVPSWKLEEPGLSDPDKAQPHRRSVSARKLGAGLWEIQDVLTMSAAGRRGARIRRHRRDGKALEDGIGPSHILGHEDLSVGSLRRHVEASSIKHQHLHEGNSHNLQPVSPASYTSSYKIAPFNLAITHSSATDLKDKFGDAGYGLRTSTELLKVLNHIWSLEEHNESNASLVKALKGELEHARAQIQELMQEQHAYRGEMDHLMKQVTEDKIIRKEKEQQRIKAVVQSIRDELEDERRLRKRSESLHRKLGKELSEAKAAFMKAAKDLENVRKTNGLLEDLCDEFAKGIRDYEHEVRQLKQRSVKVCDHKVDRLVLHISEEWLDEREQMNIAEARGDIANKTMVADRLRSEIEAFIQASRSSVSNNGYLYENHEKREINLRRQSLESVHLNGAASAPQDADDDDDSVASDLHCFELNMGASNTVSIDQQQRNGHNVVEKFDSSRTKRSTFSVEERGSSEKSKNQISSSLHLKCTEEKDETKSCGSQMQLSNRTQGKHPDSNPESEGRVADHIRINKPQVFSHFHALEVSQDMKMKWDNGRGLDHLIANSVNNVAENSECSKVDHNISHGDEHHSHSSSKDHFLVASEGIASGHFRNTSSNLNCIEQHKSPDVDISRSSSKLVEGVKENTLKARLLEARLEGQQARLKASDNEKKQVMPIRRYFGE, from the exons ATGGAAGGGgacaaagcagcagcagcagcaattgaTGAGGGTGAAGGGGATGGCGCTGGAAAAGAGGCGCCTTTGGGCGTGAAGTTGAGGAGAGCCATCTCCGCGAACAGGAGGGGCGGCCTTTGCACTCCGGTGCCGTCCTGGAAGCTGGAGGAACCCGGACTGTCCGACCCCGACAAGGCCCAGCCGCACCGTCGGTCGGTCTCCGCTCGCAAGCTTGGCGCTGGCCTCTGGGAGATTCAGGACGTCCTGACGATGTCCGCGGCCGGCCGGCGAGGCGCCAGGATCCGCCGCCACCGTCGGGATGGGAAGGCGCTCGAGGACGGTATCGGTCCGTCGCATATACTCGGGCACGAAGATTTG AGTGTAGGCAGTTTGAGGAGGCATGTTGAAGCTTCATCGATCAAGCATCAGCATTTGCATGAAGGGAACAGTCATAATTTGCAACCTGTTTCTCCTGCAAGTTATACGAGTTCATATAAG ATTGCTCCATTTAACCTAGCCATCACTCATAGCAGTGCTACTGATCTCAAGGATAAGTTTGGAGATGCAGGATATGGTTTGAGAACATCAACAGAACTCTTGAAAGTATTGAATCACATTTGGAGCCTTGAAGAACACAATGAGTCCAATGCATCATTGGTGAAAGCACTGAAGGGGGAGTTGGAACATGCAAGAGCACAAATTCAGGAGCTGATGCAAGAGCAGCATGCATATCGTGGTGAAATGGATCATTTAATGAAGCAAGTTACTGAGGATAAAATAATTAGGAAGGAGAAAGAGCAACAGCGGATCAAAGCTGTAGTGCAGTCAATAAGGGATGAGCTTGAAGATGAGAGACGGCTAAGAAAACGCTCTGAAAGTCTGCATAGGAAACTAGGTAAAGAATTGTCTGAAGCAAAAGCAGCATTTATGAAGGCTGCAAAAGATCTGGAAAATGTGAGAAAAACAAATGGCCTTCTGGAGGATCTCTGCGATGAGTTTGCTAAGGGAATCAGGGATTATGAACATGAAGTGAGGCAGTTGAAGCAAAGGTCTGTAAAAGTTTGCGATCACAAAGTTGACCGGTTGGTACTTCATATTTCAGAAGAATGGCTGGATGAGAGAGAGCAGATGAATATCGCTGAAGCTCGAGGAGATATTGCTAATAAAACCATGGTTGCAGATAGATTACGAAGTGAAATTGAAGCCTTCATTCAAGCTAGTAGGTCATCTGTCTCTAATAATGGTTATCTGTATGAGAACCATGAAAAGAGAGAGATCAATTTGCGGCGGCAGTCACTTGAGTCTGTCCACTTAAATGGTGCTGCTAGTGCACCGCAagatgctgatgatgatgatgattctgtTGCAAGTGATTTGCACTGCTTTGAACTAAATATGGGTGCAAGTAACACTGTCAGCATTGACCAGCAACAGCGGAATGGTCATAATGTTGTAGAAAAGTTTGATTCTTCCAGAACCAAAAGGTCTACTTTCTCAGTCGAAGAGAGGGGATCTTCTGAAAAGAGCAAGAATCAGATTTCATCTAGCTTGCATTTGAAGTGCACGGAAGAAAAGGATGAAACTAAGTCATGTGGAAGCCAAATGCAGCTGTCAAACAGAACACAAGGAAAGCATCCGGACAGCAATCCTGAATCTGAAGGAAGAGTAGCTGATCATATCAGAATTAATAAACCTCAAGTTTTTAGTCACTTCCATGCGCTTGAAGTTTCACAGGACATGAAAATGAAGTGGGATAATGGGCGTGGTCTAGACCACCTGATTGCTAATTCTGTGAACAATGTTGCAGAAAATTCAGAGTGTAGTAAAGTTGATCATAATATATCTCATGGAGATGAGCACCATAGTCATTCCTCGTCGAAGGATCATTTTCTTGTAGCAAGCGAGGGCATTGCTTCAGGACATTTCCGAAACACAAGTTCAAATCTAAATTGTATTGAGCAACACAAGTCTCCAGATGTTGATATATCTCGATCCTCATCAAAATTAGTAGAAGGTGTAAAAGAGAATACATTGAAGGCGAGATTGCTTGAAGCAAGGTTAGAGGGACAGCAAGCTCGTCTGAAAGCATCAGACAATGAAAAGAAGCAAGTGATGCCGATACGCAGGTACTTTGGAGAGTGA
- the LOC135595643 gene encoding uncharacterized protein At5g41620-like isoform X1 gives MEGDKAAAAAIDEGEGDGAGKEAPLGVKLRRAISANRRGGLCTPVPSWKLEEPGLSDPDKAQPHRRSVSARKLGAGLWEIQDVLTMSAAGRRGARIRRHRRDGKALEDGIGPSHILGHEDLPQSVGSLRRHVEASSIKHQHLHEGNSHNLQPVSPASYTSSYKIAPFNLAITHSSATDLKDKFGDAGYGLRTSTELLKVLNHIWSLEEHNESNASLVKALKGELEHARAQIQELMQEQHAYRGEMDHLMKQVTEDKIIRKEKEQQRIKAVVQSIRDELEDERRLRKRSESLHRKLGKELSEAKAAFMKAAKDLENVRKTNGLLEDLCDEFAKGIRDYEHEVRQLKQRSVKVCDHKVDRLVLHISEEWLDEREQMNIAEARGDIANKTMVADRLRSEIEAFIQASRSSVSNNGYLYENHEKREINLRRQSLESVHLNGAASAPQDADDDDDSVASDLHCFELNMGASNTVSIDQQQRNGHNVVEKFDSSRTKRSTFSVEERGSSEKSKNQISSSLHLKCTEEKDETKSCGSQMQLSNRTQGKHPDSNPESEGRVADHIRINKPQVFSHFHALEVSQDMKMKWDNGRGLDHLIANSVNNVAENSECSKVDHNISHGDEHHSHSSSKDHFLVASEGIASGHFRNTSSNLNCIEQHKSPDVDISRSSSKLVEGVKENTLKARLLEARLEGQQARLKASDNEKKQVMPIRRYFGE, from the exons ATGGAAGGGgacaaagcagcagcagcagcaattgaTGAGGGTGAAGGGGATGGCGCTGGAAAAGAGGCGCCTTTGGGCGTGAAGTTGAGGAGAGCCATCTCCGCGAACAGGAGGGGCGGCCTTTGCACTCCGGTGCCGTCCTGGAAGCTGGAGGAACCCGGACTGTCCGACCCCGACAAGGCCCAGCCGCACCGTCGGTCGGTCTCCGCTCGCAAGCTTGGCGCTGGCCTCTGGGAGATTCAGGACGTCCTGACGATGTCCGCGGCCGGCCGGCGAGGCGCCAGGATCCGCCGCCACCGTCGGGATGGGAAGGCGCTCGAGGACGGTATCGGTCCGTCGCATATACTCGGGCACGAAGATTTG CCTCAGAGTGTAGGCAGTTTGAGGAGGCATGTTGAAGCTTCATCGATCAAGCATCAGCATTTGCATGAAGGGAACAGTCATAATTTGCAACCTGTTTCTCCTGCAAGTTATACGAGTTCATATAAG ATTGCTCCATTTAACCTAGCCATCACTCATAGCAGTGCTACTGATCTCAAGGATAAGTTTGGAGATGCAGGATATGGTTTGAGAACATCAACAGAACTCTTGAAAGTATTGAATCACATTTGGAGCCTTGAAGAACACAATGAGTCCAATGCATCATTGGTGAAAGCACTGAAGGGGGAGTTGGAACATGCAAGAGCACAAATTCAGGAGCTGATGCAAGAGCAGCATGCATATCGTGGTGAAATGGATCATTTAATGAAGCAAGTTACTGAGGATAAAATAATTAGGAAGGAGAAAGAGCAACAGCGGATCAAAGCTGTAGTGCAGTCAATAAGGGATGAGCTTGAAGATGAGAGACGGCTAAGAAAACGCTCTGAAAGTCTGCATAGGAAACTAGGTAAAGAATTGTCTGAAGCAAAAGCAGCATTTATGAAGGCTGCAAAAGATCTGGAAAATGTGAGAAAAACAAATGGCCTTCTGGAGGATCTCTGCGATGAGTTTGCTAAGGGAATCAGGGATTATGAACATGAAGTGAGGCAGTTGAAGCAAAGGTCTGTAAAAGTTTGCGATCACAAAGTTGACCGGTTGGTACTTCATATTTCAGAAGAATGGCTGGATGAGAGAGAGCAGATGAATATCGCTGAAGCTCGAGGAGATATTGCTAATAAAACCATGGTTGCAGATAGATTACGAAGTGAAATTGAAGCCTTCATTCAAGCTAGTAGGTCATCTGTCTCTAATAATGGTTATCTGTATGAGAACCATGAAAAGAGAGAGATCAATTTGCGGCGGCAGTCACTTGAGTCTGTCCACTTAAATGGTGCTGCTAGTGCACCGCAagatgctgatgatgatgatgattctgtTGCAAGTGATTTGCACTGCTTTGAACTAAATATGGGTGCAAGTAACACTGTCAGCATTGACCAGCAACAGCGGAATGGTCATAATGTTGTAGAAAAGTTTGATTCTTCCAGAACCAAAAGGTCTACTTTCTCAGTCGAAGAGAGGGGATCTTCTGAAAAGAGCAAGAATCAGATTTCATCTAGCTTGCATTTGAAGTGCACGGAAGAAAAGGATGAAACTAAGTCATGTGGAAGCCAAATGCAGCTGTCAAACAGAACACAAGGAAAGCATCCGGACAGCAATCCTGAATCTGAAGGAAGAGTAGCTGATCATATCAGAATTAATAAACCTCAAGTTTTTAGTCACTTCCATGCGCTTGAAGTTTCACAGGACATGAAAATGAAGTGGGATAATGGGCGTGGTCTAGACCACCTGATTGCTAATTCTGTGAACAATGTTGCAGAAAATTCAGAGTGTAGTAAAGTTGATCATAATATATCTCATGGAGATGAGCACCATAGTCATTCCTCGTCGAAGGATCATTTTCTTGTAGCAAGCGAGGGCATTGCTTCAGGACATTTCCGAAACACAAGTTCAAATCTAAATTGTATTGAGCAACACAAGTCTCCAGATGTTGATATATCTCGATCCTCATCAAAATTAGTAGAAGGTGTAAAAGAGAATACATTGAAGGCGAGATTGCTTGAAGCAAGGTTAGAGGGACAGCAAGCTCGTCTGAAAGCATCAGACAATGAAAAGAAGCAAGTGATGCCGATACGCAGGTACTTTGGAGAGTGA